A region of Leifsonia xyli DNA encodes the following proteins:
- a CDS encoding amino acid:proton antiporter — protein MTATSEPHKHAGSPQRADGTPAPSVEHVKPHPFGTVSHKPAIGAPATTSTKFMSVMQLAILTVVAVASLRSLPAMAGYGLGSVTLFIIPAIFFLIPVALVAAELATGWKGGVFTWVRKAFGERWGFQAIWLQWVQNVVWYPTQIAFIAASLAFVFLDPNLANSGFYTAVVILVIYWFSTFITLRGGNLFAKVGSWSGLAGTIFPGVLLILFGIIWLASGNTSQAPLQASDIIPPFTGIASIVLIVSNVLAYAGMEVNAVHANDMKNPGSGYPKTVLISSILILGIFIFPTIAIAVAVPSSKLGLTTGINLAFQTYFDAWGIGWATPIISLLIALGAFASVVTWIAGPSRGLLAAARSGYLPTFLQRRNKAGVQVGILNVQGIVVTLLAALFIFVPNINTAFILLVDMAAALYLIMYMLMFAAAMRLRRTHPEVKRTYRTPAMGLIATIGFIACFAAFALGFIPPAGFAAGAPGWAYPLLVAVVVVILGVPPLIFYAARKPHWDQRTAEEKATFDDVLVNPGETTPGTTAPKAPPAAPPAPPAPTAPA, from the coding sequence ATGACCGCAACCAGCGAACCGCACAAGCACGCAGGATCCCCGCAGCGCGCCGACGGCACCCCGGCGCCGTCCGTCGAGCACGTCAAGCCGCATCCGTTCGGCACCGTGTCGCACAAGCCGGCGATCGGCGCGCCGGCCACGACCTCGACGAAGTTCATGAGCGTGATGCAGCTCGCCATCCTGACGGTCGTCGCGGTGGCCTCCCTCCGCAGCCTGCCCGCCATGGCCGGTTACGGTCTCGGCTCGGTGACGCTGTTCATCATCCCGGCGATCTTCTTCCTGATCCCGGTGGCGCTGGTCGCCGCCGAGCTCGCGACGGGGTGGAAGGGCGGCGTCTTCACCTGGGTGCGGAAGGCGTTCGGCGAGCGCTGGGGCTTCCAGGCGATCTGGCTGCAGTGGGTGCAGAACGTGGTCTGGTACCCGACACAGATCGCGTTCATCGCAGCCTCGCTGGCGTTCGTGTTCCTCGACCCGAACCTGGCGAACTCCGGGTTCTACACCGCCGTCGTGATCCTGGTCATCTACTGGTTCTCGACCTTCATCACCCTGCGCGGCGGCAACCTGTTCGCGAAGGTCGGGTCGTGGTCGGGACTCGCCGGCACGATCTTCCCGGGTGTGCTGCTCATCCTGTTCGGGATCATCTGGCTCGCATCCGGCAACACGAGTCAGGCGCCGCTGCAGGCGTCGGACATCATCCCGCCCTTCACCGGGATCGCGTCGATCGTGCTCATCGTCTCCAACGTGCTCGCGTACGCGGGCATGGAGGTGAACGCCGTGCACGCGAACGACATGAAGAACCCGGGCAGCGGCTACCCGAAGACGGTGCTGATCTCGTCGATCCTGATCCTCGGCATCTTCATCTTCCCGACCATCGCGATCGCCGTCGCGGTGCCGTCGAGCAAGCTCGGGCTGACCACCGGCATCAACCTCGCCTTCCAGACGTACTTCGACGCCTGGGGGATCGGCTGGGCCACCCCGATCATCTCGCTGCTCATCGCGCTCGGCGCGTTCGCGTCGGTCGTGACGTGGATCGCCGGTCCGTCCCGCGGTCTGCTGGCGGCGGCCCGCTCGGGCTACCTGCCAACGTTCCTGCAGCGGAGGAACAAGGCGGGCGTGCAGGTCGGCATCCTGAACGTGCAGGGGATCGTCGTGACGCTGCTCGCGGCGCTGTTCATCTTCGTGCCGAACATCAACACGGCGTTCATCCTGCTCGTCGACATGGCGGCAGCGCTGTACCTGATCATGTACATGCTGATGTTCGCCGCGGCCATGCGGCTGCGCAGGACGCACCCCGAAGTGAAGCGGACATACCGCACGCCCGCGATGGGCCTCATCGCGACGATCGGCTTCATCGCCTGCTTCGCGGCCTTCGCGCTGGGCTTCATCCCGCCCGCCGGGTTCGCCGCAGGGGCTCCGGGATGGGCGTACCCGCTGCTCGTGGCGGTGGTCGTCGTCATCCTGGGCGTCCCTCCGCTGATCTTCTACGCGGCGCGCAAGCCGCACTGGGATCAGCGGACCGCCGAGGAGAAGGCGACCTTCGATGACGTGCTGGTGAACCCCGGGGAGACTACGCCCGGCACCACTGCGCCGAAGGCACCGCCTGCCGCACCACCGGCGCCGCCCGCTCCGACGGCGCCGGCCTAA
- a CDS encoding glutamate decarboxylase — protein MANAEDKKASTKSPTTAYTGFNDRTQLNPIFARPGEATELPLDRIPPTESLPETAYWVVHDESMLDGNARLNLATFVGTWMDEYAARLYSESADKNMIDKDEYPQTAAIETRCWKIVAGLWNSPDPEKSIGTSTIGSSEACMLGGLALKRRWQLARKAAGKPYDKPNLIMSSAVQVCWEKFCNYWDVEPRYVPISDDHKVLDGHDLEKYVDENTIGVVAIMGVTYTGMYEPVDEIAKALDRIQEDTGLDIKIHVDGASGGMIAPFLQPNLVWDFRVDRVVSISTSAHKYGLVYPGLGWVVWKTVDDLPSDLVFDVTYLGGHMPTFALNFSRPGAQVLLQYYLFLRLGFDGYYRVQKASQDVALYLSSEIAKMPAFELWNDGSDIPVFAWQLKKGHTDKWNLYHLSERLRLKGWLIPAYPMPDDLSDLTVQRIVVRNGLSRNLAESLVIDIREAADYLDALEAPMPTEGQTHSFTH, from the coding sequence ATGGCAAACGCCGAGGACAAGAAAGCCAGCACGAAATCGCCAACCACCGCCTACACCGGGTTCAACGACCGCACCCAGCTCAACCCGATCTTCGCCCGGCCGGGCGAGGCGACCGAGCTGCCGCTGGATCGCATCCCGCCCACGGAGTCGCTGCCGGAGACCGCGTACTGGGTCGTGCACGACGAGTCGATGCTCGACGGGAACGCCCGCCTCAACCTGGCGACATTCGTCGGCACCTGGATGGACGAGTACGCCGCCCGGCTGTACTCCGAGTCGGCCGACAAGAACATGATCGACAAGGACGAGTACCCGCAGACGGCCGCGATCGAGACCCGCTGCTGGAAGATCGTCGCGGGGTTGTGGAACTCACCCGACCCCGAGAAGTCGATCGGCACGTCCACGATCGGCTCCTCGGAGGCGTGCATGCTCGGCGGCCTCGCCCTGAAGCGCCGCTGGCAGCTCGCCAGGAAGGCCGCTGGTAAGCCGTACGACAAGCCGAACCTCATCATGTCGAGCGCAGTGCAGGTCTGCTGGGAGAAGTTCTGCAACTACTGGGATGTCGAACCGCGCTACGTGCCGATCAGCGACGACCACAAGGTGCTCGACGGCCACGACCTCGAGAAGTACGTCGACGAGAACACGATCGGCGTCGTCGCGATCATGGGCGTGACCTACACCGGGATGTACGAGCCAGTCGACGAGATCGCGAAGGCGCTCGACCGCATCCAGGAGGACACCGGACTCGACATCAAGATCCACGTGGACGGCGCGTCCGGCGGCATGATCGCGCCGTTCCTGCAGCCGAACCTGGTGTGGGACTTCCGCGTCGACCGCGTCGTGTCGATCAGCACCTCGGCCCACAAGTACGGCTTGGTGTACCCGGGTCTCGGCTGGGTGGTCTGGAAGACCGTCGACGACCTGCCCTCCGACCTCGTCTTCGACGTCACGTATCTCGGCGGCCACATGCCGACGTTCGCCCTGAACTTCTCGCGTCCGGGCGCGCAGGTGCTGCTGCAGTACTACCTGTTCCTGCGCCTCGGCTTCGACGGCTACTACCGCGTCCAGAAGGCGTCGCAGGATGTGGCCCTCTACCTGTCGAGCGAGATCGCCAAAATGCCCGCCTTCGAGCTGTGGAACGACGGCTCCGACATCCCGGTCTTCGCCTGGCAGCTCAAGAAGGGGCACACCGACAAGTGGAACCTCTACCACCTGTCCGAACGGCTGCGGCTGAAGGGGTGGCTCATCCCGGCCTACCCGATGCCGGACGACCTGAGCGACCTCACGGTGCAGCGCATCGTCGTGCGCAACGGCCTCAGCCGCAACCTCGCCGAGTCGCTGGTGATCGACATCCGGGAGGCGGCCGACTACCTCGACGCGCTCGAGGCGCCCATGCCCACGGAAGGCCAGACGCACTCCTTCACCCACTGA
- a CDS encoding META domain-containing protein yields the protein MHVRIHRVRVAAAGATIVLAAALALAGCAGTPSGAAVVGRWGSTSSGQPNLDIQNDGTFSGSDGCNQLSGQGQIDGDEITFGSIASTMKACEGVDTWLSKAATGNVSGSTMTVLDDGGATIGTLKRSGS from the coding sequence ATGCACGTCCGCATCCACCGCGTCCGCGTGGCGGCCGCCGGCGCCACCATCGTCCTCGCAGCGGCCCTCGCACTCGCGGGCTGCGCAGGAACGCCCAGCGGAGCCGCCGTCGTCGGCCGCTGGGGCTCGACGTCGTCCGGCCAGCCGAACCTGGACATCCAGAACGACGGCACCTTCTCGGGCAGCGACGGCTGCAACCAGTTGAGCGGGCAGGGCCAGATCGACGGCGACGAGATCACGTTCGGATCCATCGCCTCCACGATGAAGGCGTGCGAGGGCGTCGACACCTGGCTGAGCAAGGCTGCGACCGGCAACGTCTCGGGCAGCACGATGACCGTCCTCGACGACGGCGGCGCCACGATCGGCACCCTGAAGCGTTCCGGCTCCTGA
- a CDS encoding alpha/beta hydrolase, with protein sequence MKRTLLRKAGVVALDYLYAGRYQLRALLDRSTPDALVAGAGHRAPVVLLPGIFETWRFLRPLSRHIHARGHPVHVVTGLGDNRMSVPEAAALVTRHLEQHDLHDVVIVAHSKGGLVAKYLMGMPDSGPRIRTAVTVGTPFAGSSLARFIPLPSVRALMPNTPGLLRLALSRAVNAQIVSVWGWFDPHVPGGSRLDGARNIELDVGGHFRILARPELLAVVDEVLAAAD encoded by the coding sequence ATGAAGCGCACGCTCCTCCGCAAGGCGGGCGTGGTCGCCCTCGACTACCTGTACGCCGGCCGTTACCAGCTCCGCGCGCTCCTCGACCGCAGCACACCGGACGCGCTGGTCGCCGGCGCGGGACACCGTGCTCCCGTCGTCCTGCTGCCGGGCATCTTCGAGACGTGGCGGTTCCTGCGGCCGCTGAGCCGCCACATCCACGCGCGGGGCCACCCGGTGCACGTCGTCACCGGGCTCGGGGACAACCGGATGTCGGTGCCGGAGGCCGCTGCGCTGGTCACCCGCCACCTGGAGCAGCACGACCTCCACGACGTGGTGATCGTCGCCCACAGCAAGGGCGGCCTGGTCGCCAAGTACCTGATGGGGATGCCCGACTCCGGTCCGCGCATCCGCACCGCCGTCACGGTCGGCACGCCGTTCGCCGGCTCGTCGCTCGCGCGGTTCATCCCGCTCCCGAGCGTCCGGGCGCTCATGCCCAACACCCCGGGGTTGCTGCGCCTGGCGCTCAGCCGGGCCGTGAACGCGCAGATCGTGTCCGTGTGGGGCTGGTTCGACCCGCACGTGCCCGGGGGCAGCCGGCTGGATGGCGCGCGCAACATCGAGCTGGACGTCGGCGGCCACTTCCGCATCCTCGCCCGGCCGGAACTTCTAGCCGTCGTCGACGAGGTGCTGGCCGCCGCTGACTGA
- a CDS encoding cation transport regulator ChaB gives MPASEELPSTLERSEKHAQALWSKAHDSAVKEYGEGERAHRTAFSALKHEYEKVGDHWERKAQNGPSDRKAAGGRGTKASTQEGVDANASKSHLLDVAKRLDISGRTRMTKDQLVEEIKKANRRETAAARKTE, from the coding sequence ATGCCCGCATCAGAGGAGCTCCCCTCCACCCTCGAGCGCTCCGAGAAGCACGCGCAGGCGCTCTGGTCGAAGGCGCACGACTCCGCGGTGAAGGAGTACGGCGAGGGCGAACGCGCCCACCGCACCGCCTTCTCCGCGCTGAAGCACGAGTACGAGAAGGTCGGCGATCACTGGGAGCGCAAGGCGCAGAACGGGCCCTCCGACCGCAAGGCCGCGGGCGGTCGCGGTACCAAGGCGAGCACGCAGGAGGGCGTCGACGCGAACGCGTCCAAGAGCCACCTGCTCGACGTCGCGAAGCGCCTGGACATTTCCGGTCGCACCCGGATGACGAAGGACCAGCTGGTCGAAGAGATCAAGAAGGCCAACCGCCGCGAGACTGCGGCCGCACGAAAGACGGAGTGA
- a CDS encoding MFS transporter, with protein MRAYLELVRVPGVLRVTVSQLVARFPLGMLSLAVLLHVRHATGSYALAGLVVACVSVGEAIAMPLVSRSVGVLGIRGPVLAAAVLNATGMLVLAFGPPVPVLMLVLGAVIGASVPPLMPVVRALYPRLVPRRAVPALFALDTSAQELIWITGPVAATLLSGAVSTRAPLVLAAAVTVVGTVWFLLAPHIAGVRLPRSTSRPGAVLLTRAVRLAAAASFALIASFGALELALIARFDGDGVLAGVAIAVSSLGSLLGGIAFGHRRIGPRTLAAILGGVAVATAAAGLVPGIPLLYAVLFLSGLGFAPSLAALYAMVSAALPESSTPEAFGWLNTAGLIGAATGTAVAGVLGDALGAAGPFAAATIASVVAALLPLAPGLRPRPAAA; from the coding sequence GTGCGGGCGTACCTCGAACTCGTCCGCGTGCCCGGTGTCCTGCGGGTCACCGTCTCGCAGCTGGTCGCGCGCTTCCCCCTCGGGATGCTGTCGCTGGCCGTGCTGCTGCACGTACGGCACGCGACAGGGTCGTACGCGCTGGCCGGACTCGTCGTCGCCTGTGTGAGCGTGGGCGAGGCGATCGCCATGCCGTTGGTGAGCCGGTCGGTCGGCGTGCTGGGCATCCGCGGGCCCGTGCTGGCCGCGGCGGTGCTGAATGCGACAGGGATGCTCGTGCTCGCCTTCGGCCCGCCCGTGCCGGTGCTGATGCTCGTTCTCGGTGCGGTGATCGGGGCGTCCGTCCCTCCGCTGATGCCCGTGGTGCGCGCGCTGTACCCGCGGCTGGTGCCCCGCCGCGCGGTCCCGGCGCTGTTCGCGCTCGACACCTCGGCGCAGGAGCTGATCTGGATCACAGGGCCGGTCGCGGCGACGCTGCTGAGCGGCGCGGTCTCGACCCGGGCGCCGCTCGTGCTGGCCGCGGCCGTGACGGTGGTCGGGACGGTGTGGTTCCTGCTCGCGCCCCATATCGCGGGCGTGCGGCTGCCGCGGAGCACGTCCCGTCCCGGCGCGGTGCTGCTCACGCGCGCGGTGCGGCTCGCGGCCGCCGCGAGCTTCGCGCTGATCGCGTCGTTCGGGGCGCTGGAGCTGGCGCTGATCGCGCGGTTCGACGGTGACGGCGTGCTCGCGGGGGTCGCGATCGCGGTCTCGAGCCTCGGCTCGCTCCTGGGCGGGATCGCGTTCGGGCACCGGCGGATCGGCCCGCGCACGCTGGCGGCGATCCTCGGCGGGGTCGCGGTGGCGACGGCGGCCGCCGGGCTGGTGCCGGGCATCCCGCTGCTCTACGCGGTGCTGTTCCTGTCGGGCCTGGGCTTCGCGCCGTCGCTCGCCGCGCTCTACGCGATGGTGTCCGCCGCCCTGCCGGAGTCATCGACGCCGGAGGCGTTCGGCTGGCTTAACACCGCGGGCCTGATCGGCGCAGCGACCGGAACGGCCGTCGCCGGCGTCCTCGGCGACGCGCTCGGGGCCGCCGGTCCGTTCGCCGCGGCGACGATCGCCTCCGTCGTCGCCGCGCTGCTGCCGCTCGCCCCGGGCCTCCGCCCGCGTCCGGCCGCCGCCTGA
- a CDS encoding ABC transporter permease has product MVALARLGRGVRTALMWALLIALAVLVLYPLLWMVTNALKTNAELFGNPFALPTEWLWQNFGKAWNQGVGDFVFTSVSLTVLATLITELISAWAAYGLTRVNIPLNRSFTVIVLAGLMLAPTVALIPLVKLFQAWGLYDTFLGLLILYTAFRIPFTVFLIRAYMLDLPREVDEAASIDGASRAATFWRIILPMSMPIIATTIVLNVLQNWNEYLFAMIFTSGTGVQTLPVGLADMMSKNGTQYPVVFAGMVMAALPMVILFFVCQRYFVRGLAGGVGK; this is encoded by the coding sequence ATGGTAGCCCTCGCCCGTCTCGGCCGCGGTGTCCGCACCGCCCTCATGTGGGCGCTGCTGATCGCTCTCGCCGTCCTCGTCCTCTACCCGCTGCTGTGGATGGTGACCAACGCCCTCAAGACCAACGCCGAGCTGTTCGGCAACCCCTTCGCGCTCCCGACCGAGTGGCTGTGGCAGAACTTCGGCAAGGCGTGGAACCAGGGCGTCGGCGACTTCGTCTTCACCAGCGTCTCGCTGACCGTCCTGGCGACCCTCATCACCGAGCTGATCAGCGCGTGGGCGGCGTACGGGCTGACCCGGGTGAACATCCCGCTCAACCGCAGCTTCACCGTCATCGTGCTCGCCGGCCTGATGCTGGCGCCGACCGTCGCGCTGATCCCGCTGGTCAAGCTGTTCCAGGCGTGGGGACTGTACGACACGTTCCTCGGGCTGCTGATCCTCTACACGGCGTTCCGCATCCCGTTCACGGTGTTCCTCATCCGCGCGTACATGCTCGACCTGCCGCGCGAAGTGGATGAGGCCGCCTCGATCGACGGAGCATCACGTGCCGCGACCTTCTGGCGCATCATCCTGCCGATGAGCATGCCGATCATCGCGACGACCATCGTGCTGAACGTGCTGCAGAACTGGAACGAGTACCTGTTCGCGATGATCTTCACCAGCGGCACCGGCGTGCAGACGCTGCCCGTCGGCCTCGCCGACATGATGTCGAAGAACGGCACGCAGTATCCGGTGGTCTTCGCCGGGATGGTGATGGCCGCGCTGCCGATGGTGATCCTGTTCTTCGTGTGCCAGCGCTACTTCGTGCGCGGTCTCGCCGGCGGCGTGGGCAAGTAG
- a CDS encoding ABC transporter permease: MIWLVPALAVLAIFVYWPLLQNIVFSFLKWNIYSGDQTFVGVDNYAEIGQDPIFWKALGNNTWYAAISIVFQVFGALVLAAIVESVRSERWRKAFRAIYFIPSAISLTVAGLLFYFIYQPQTGLLNVFLDNLGLGQFSQAWLGHEGTAIFAIIAMSQWQGFGYSVLLFSVALQRIPQELYEAANLDGVGPVRRFFQVSLPLVREMTGLMMIVTISGAFQVFNEVMVMTSGGPNNSSQVLGTWLYHAGFVTNDFGSAAAIGVAIFVITLLLAAAQLAYSRKRRVEW, from the coding sequence CTGATCTGGCTGGTCCCGGCGCTGGCCGTGCTGGCGATCTTCGTCTACTGGCCGCTCCTGCAGAACATCGTCTTCAGCTTCCTGAAGTGGAACATCTACAGCGGCGACCAGACCTTCGTCGGCGTGGACAACTACGCCGAGATCGGCCAGGACCCGATCTTCTGGAAGGCCCTCGGCAACAACACCTGGTACGCCGCGATCTCGATCGTCTTCCAGGTCTTCGGCGCCCTCGTGCTCGCCGCCATCGTCGAGAGCGTGCGCAGCGAGCGCTGGCGCAAGGCGTTCCGCGCGATCTACTTCATCCCGTCGGCGATCTCGCTGACCGTCGCCGGCCTCCTGTTCTACTTCATCTACCAGCCGCAGACCGGCCTCCTGAACGTCTTCCTCGACAACCTCGGCCTCGGCCAGTTCTCCCAGGCGTGGCTCGGGCACGAGGGCACGGCGATCTTCGCGATCATCGCGATGAGCCAGTGGCAGGGCTTCGGCTACAGCGTGCTGCTGTTCTCGGTGGCGCTGCAGCGCATCCCGCAGGAGCTGTACGAGGCCGCGAACCTCGACGGCGTCGGCCCGGTGCGCCGGTTCTTCCAGGTCTCGCTGCCGCTCGTGCGCGAGATGACCGGCCTCATGATGATCGTCACGATCTCGGGTGCCTTCCAGGTCTTCAACGAGGTCATGGTGATGACCAGCGGCGGCCCGAACAACTCCAGCCAGGTGCTCGGCACGTGGCTGTACCACGCCGGCTTCGTCACCAACGACTTCGGCTCGGCCGCCGCGATCGGCGTCGCCATCTTCGTCATCACGCTGCTGCTGGCCGCGGCACAGCTCGCCTACTCGCGCAAGAGGAGAGTGGAATGGTAG
- a CDS encoding sugar ABC transporter substrate-binding protein, with translation MSVKKTRTITAAAAGVMALALTACSSGGGASADITAKPDYSGSISILTAAAGDPLGSYFEGLVKDYTKLHPQVKITLAQETDDNAIKDKEKVLIGSQSLPDIYFSYAGNWGENFAANGLAVDLTSVIAPGTSWGDTFGEGSLNAFKYDGKYYGIPQYVDGKFMGYNKKVFSDLGLSVPKTLEELISDCSTIKAAGITPIAFGNKDGWPGLHYLGQLFAYDVPQKTLEADLLPKTAKYTDEGYLEGMKQFQELVTQCTGDAGNSNGVTYTTAQQQQATGKAAMYYQELIEFDSVNTKDSQLAKDGFGIFQLPAAEGAKGDTSTLEAAPEGYMINKKSKNAALALDFMKFVMNTKNATTLSSPPYGQPSAVKDVVTDQTSSPAVAEGTKLVNDAKSTVVWLDMASVPSVGDAWVSVSEGLVSGSLTPEAALKAVRQASEKAK, from the coding sequence ATGAGCGTGAAGAAGACCAGGACCATCACGGCAGCGGCAGCGGGCGTCATGGCGCTCGCGCTCACCGCCTGCTCCTCGGGCGGCGGCGCCAGCGCCGACATCACCGCGAAGCCGGACTACTCCGGCAGCATCAGCATCCTCACCGCCGCCGCGGGCGACCCGCTCGGCTCGTACTTCGAGGGCCTGGTGAAGGATTACACCAAGCTCCACCCGCAGGTGAAGATCACCCTCGCCCAGGAGACGGACGACAACGCGATCAAGGACAAGGAGAAGGTCCTGATCGGGTCGCAGTCGCTGCCCGACATCTACTTCAGCTACGCCGGCAACTGGGGCGAGAACTTCGCCGCCAACGGCCTGGCGGTCGACCTCACCTCCGTCATCGCGCCGGGCACGTCCTGGGGCGACACCTTCGGAGAGGGATCGCTCAACGCCTTCAAGTACGACGGCAAGTACTACGGCATCCCGCAGTATGTGGATGGCAAGTTCATGGGCTACAACAAGAAGGTCTTCTCCGACCTCGGCCTGAGCGTGCCGAAGACGCTCGAGGAGCTGATCTCCGACTGCTCGACCATCAAAGCCGCCGGCATCACCCCGATCGCGTTCGGCAACAAGGACGGCTGGCCCGGCCTCCACTACCTCGGCCAGCTCTTCGCGTATGACGTCCCGCAGAAGACCCTCGAGGCCGACCTGCTGCCGAAGACCGCGAAGTACACGGACGAGGGCTACCTGGAGGGCATGAAGCAGTTCCAGGAGCTGGTGACCCAGTGCACCGGCGACGCAGGCAACTCCAACGGCGTCACCTACACCACCGCCCAGCAGCAGCAGGCGACCGGCAAAGCCGCGATGTACTACCAGGAGCTCATCGAGTTCGACTCGGTGAACACGAAGGACAGCCAGCTCGCCAAGGACGGCTTCGGCATCTTCCAGCTGCCCGCCGCCGAGGGCGCGAAGGGCGACACCTCGACGCTCGAGGCCGCGCCCGAGGGCTACATGATCAACAAGAAGAGCAAGAACGCCGCGCTCGCCCTCGACTTCATGAAGTTCGTCATGAACACGAAGAACGCGACAACGCTCTCCTCGCCGCCGTACGGCCAGCCGAGCGCGGTGAAGGATGTGGTGACCGACCAGACGTCGAGCCCGGCCGTCGCCGAGGGCACCAAGCTGGTGAACGACGCGAAATCGACCGTGGTCTGGCTGGACATGGCGAGCGTGCCCTCCGTCGGCGACGCGTGGGTCTCCGTCTCCGAGGGTCTCGTCTCCGGCAGCCTCACCCCCGAGGCGGCGCTGAAGGCCGTGCGACAGGCGTCCGAGAAGGCGAAATGA
- a CDS encoding LacI family transcriptional regulator, giving the protein MSTERDHRTPSPTISEVAAAAGVGRATVARTLGGYGSVSPKTRDRILAVAKELGYRPNTIARSMTTGETRTLGVVLADVGNPFFAGVLRGISDAARKADYDVIVLSTDESLQQEAAAIDVLVDKQVDGIALAPAAGRSASLPHLEIVAKREIPLVLLDRLVDTVDADAVVINNREASRQAVLSLIEKGHRRIGFVWGPVTNEPAADADDLRRILDHALWSDGERLLGYLEALEHAGIPFDTSLVTHVVKNESQATRAVLGMLALSDPPTAIFATETDALTGSLRAMRQRGLRCPEDVSLIGFDDSSWASVMTPPMSVVAQPMHQLGELTAECLLARVAGSEAPVATHVLEADFIERDSVAPPPSR; this is encoded by the coding sequence ATGTCTACGGAGCGGGACCACCGCACTCCCTCGCCGACGATCTCCGAGGTGGCGGCCGCGGCCGGCGTCGGCCGCGCGACCGTCGCCCGGACCCTCGGCGGCTACGGCTCGGTGAGCCCGAAGACGCGGGACCGCATCCTCGCCGTCGCCAAGGAGCTCGGCTACCGGCCGAACACGATCGCCCGCAGCATGACGACGGGGGAGACGCGCACGCTCGGCGTGGTGCTCGCCGACGTCGGCAACCCGTTCTTCGCCGGCGTGCTGCGCGGCATCAGCGACGCCGCGCGCAAGGCCGACTACGACGTGATCGTGCTCAGCACCGACGAGAGTCTGCAGCAGGAGGCGGCCGCGATCGACGTGCTCGTCGACAAGCAGGTCGACGGGATCGCGTTGGCGCCGGCCGCCGGTCGTTCCGCGTCCCTGCCGCATCTGGAGATCGTCGCCAAGCGCGAGATCCCGCTGGTGCTGCTCGACCGCCTCGTGGACACGGTGGATGCGGACGCGGTCGTCATCAACAACCGTGAGGCGTCGCGCCAGGCCGTGCTCTCCCTCATCGAGAAGGGCCACCGGCGGATCGGCTTCGTCTGGGGACCGGTGACGAACGAGCCCGCGGCCGACGCGGACGATCTGCGCCGCATCCTGGACCACGCGCTCTGGTCGGACGGCGAGCGCCTGCTCGGGTATCTCGAGGCGCTGGAGCACGCCGGCATCCCCTTCGACACCTCGCTCGTCACGCACGTCGTCAAGAACGAGTCGCAGGCCACGCGGGCGGTGCTCGGGATGCTGGCGCTGTCCGACCCGCCGACCGCGATCTTCGCGACCGAGACGGATGCGCTCACGGGTTCCCTGCGCGCCATGCGGCAGCGCGGGCTGCGCTGCCCGGAGGACGTGTCGCTGATCGGCTTCGACGACAGCTCGTGGGCGAGCGTGATGACGCCGCCGATGTCGGTCGTCGCCCAGCCGATGCACCAGCTCGGCGAACTGACCGCCGAGTGCCTGCTCGCCCGCGTCGCCGGCAGCGAGGCGCCCGTGGCCACGCACGTCCTCGAGGCCGACTTCATCGAGCGCGACTCCGTCGCCCCGCCGCCCTCTCGCTAG